Genomic window (Flavobacteriales bacterium):
GACGAACTGAAGCGGGACCCGCCCACACTTTTCATCTGCGGCCATTCGCACATCTGCATGGTGAAGTTCGACGCCGCGTTGAACATGCTCTACATGAACCCAGGCGCTACCGGCAGGCACGGCTGGCACAAGGTGCGCACGGCGCTGCGTTTCACCATTGACGGGGTTAAACTGAAGGACTTGGAGGTGATAGAGTTGGGACCCAGAGGTGCTGGGGAATAGTTGTCAGTTGTCCGTTGTCAGGCGTTGCCGCGACACCCTCCGTCCGTGGCCGCGAGAAAACACTGAATTGCACTAAACGCCCATGGTGGCACCGGACCTGCAACTGCCCCCTGACAACTGACAACTCTAATCTGACAACTATCGAAGCCGATCCATGCTCTTCACCAGCGCCTGGTCCTTGCGGATACCGCTCTCGGCAAGCAGGATGAACACGATCATGAGCAATGGCAGGCCGGCGGAAACCCCGAACGTGCCTTCAACCCTTCCACCTTGTGCCAGATAAGCACGAACGGAGTTATCGGTGATGAAGAGGAAGACCACCACGGCCATGGTCAACAGGTTGGCGGTACGTGCGAGCAACAATTGGCGCCGACGGTTCTTGTAGAAGAATACGATCGCCACCAGCAGCACCGAGATCAGGGCGAGCACCGGGGCGAACGGGACCTTGACGGCGGCATCGACCACCGGCGTCCCATCGGCCATGAAAAAACCCGTGGTGCGAAAAACGAACCCTTGGTCGCCGCGCAGGAAGGAATCCACAGGGAACAAAAAGGTGAGCGCTCCGCAAAGTGCTGCCAGCAGCAGGAATACGGTCTGTCTTCGTTGGATCATGGTAATGGGGCGGTGCGCGAAGATCGCAAGCCCGGCGGAACCGGGGCCGACAAAAAAAATTGCACTTCAGCGGGATCACCGTTATCATTGCATCCTCTATCGCGGGTTGGCCCTCAGTATCGCCGCCCCCCTCCTTCCCACTTCGATAACGAATTTCTTTCCCTAAGCCTTCACGGCGATATGCGGCATACCGTGCCGCTTCCCCCATCGAACCCGAGTACCATGTACGAGAAAGCCGCACTTGAGGCCCTTAAGCTCACCGAGCTGAAGGAGATCGCCAAGCAATTGAAGCTGAAAAAGTTCGAGACCCTGAAAAAGCAGGATCTCATCGCCAAGATCCTTGAAGCCTCCCCGGCTCTGGATAATCGGGATACGGATGCCATCGCTCAACTGGCCATCGACGACGAGGCCCCCGATCCGGAACCGGATCCAGAACCGAAGGAGGACGACGATGAGGATGACGAGGACGACGATGAGGAGGATGACGATGATGATGACGACGAGGACGGAAATGACGATGAAGACGACGAGGAGGATGATCAGGACGAACAGTCCGGCGCCACGGCCAAGCCGGATGCACCGGAACGGCACAAACGCGAAGCGCACAAGCCGTTAGCCGCAAAGGACGAGGGGACGGATGAACGCCCCCGTCGACAGGAGGAGCGGCCCAATGACACCAACGACCGCTTTGACCCCCGTGACCGCCAGCAGCGTCGCGGACGCAGACCACGCGTCGAAGCCGACCGGCAGAACAAGCCCGAGCAAGGATCCCCCGAAGAACAGAACACAGGAGTTTCCGCGACCACTGAACAGTCCGCGCAGAACGAAGGCGGGAACGACCAGAACCGCGGTCAACGCGAAGGACGTGACGATCAACGCCACCCACGCGAGCAGGGTCAGCAAGGTCAGCAAGGCCGCGATCAGCAGCGGAACGAGCAGCGCAATGAGCCACGCCCACCACGCGAACAGAACGATCAACGGAACGACCCGAACCGTGATCAACAGCGCGAGCAGCAGCGCCGCAACGACCAGCAGCGCAATCAGCAGCAACAGCAGCCGCAGCTACCCGCCAGCTTTGAGGCGTTCATCGAAACGGACGGCGTACTGGAGATCATGCCCGAGGGCTACGGCTTCCTGCGCAGCAGTGACTACAACTACCTGCCCTCACCGGACGATGTCTATGTGACACAGCAGCAGATCAAGCAGGCCGGCCTCAAGTTGGGAGACACCGTCCACGGCTACGTGCGCCCGCCGCGCGACCAGGACAAGTTCTTCCCGCTGGTGAAGGTCGAGAGCATCAACGGCCGCGACCCCGAGTGGGCGCGCGACCGCGTTCCCTTCAAGTTCCTCACGCCGCTCTTCCCCGACGAAAAGTTCGACCTCACCACCAAGGGCGGCAACCTCAGCACCCGCGTATTGGACCTCTTCGCCCCGATCGGCAAAGGCCAGCGCGGCCTGATCGTCGCACAGCCCAAGACGGGTAAGACGATCTTGCTGAAGGACGTGGCCAACGCCATCGCCGCCAACCATCCGGAGGCCTACCTCATCGTGCTGTTGATCGACGAACGCCCGGAGGAGGTGACCGATATGCAGCGCAGCGTGAACGGCGAAGTGATCGCGAGCACCTTCGACGAGCCCGCCACCCGACACGTCGCCGTGGCCACCATGGTACTTGAGAAGGCCAAGTGCCTCACCGAATGCGGCCACGACGTGGTGATCCTGCTGGACTCCATCACCCGCTTGGCCCGCGCCTACAACACCGTTCAGCCTGCCAGCGGTAAGATCCTCTCCGGCGGCGTGGACGCCAATGCGCTCCAAAAGCCCAAGCGCTTCTTCGGTGCCGCGCGGAAGATCGAGAACGGCGGCTCCCTGACCATCCTCGCCACCGCGCTCACCGAGACCGGCAGCAAGATGGACGAAGTGATCTTCGAGGAGTTCAAAGGCACGGGTAACATGGAACTGCAGCTCGACCGGAAGATCAGCAACCGCCGCATCTTCCCGGCCATCGACATCCTTGCCAGCGGCACGCGCCGCGACGATCTGCTGCACCACAAGGACGTGCTGCAACGCACCTGGATCCTGCGCAAGCACTTGGCGGACATGACGCCGGTGGAGGCCATGGAGTTCGTGAAAGGCCGCATGGAAGGCACCAAGAGCAACGAGGAGTTCCTCGTCTCGATGAATGGCTAAGAGCAATAGGATCAGCTGATGTGTGAGATCAGCTGATCAGCTGATGGTCGCTTTCGATACCTGCATCAGCTAATCAACTCATCAGCTGATCAGCTAATCGACCCCAATGTCCGGCATCAAGACCACCCTACTGCTGGCGCTCTTGGCGATGGTGCTCCGGACCGGCCTGTTCTTTGCCGGCGTGGAAGTGGCGCCGTTCAAGTTCATTCCCGCACACCTGCTGCTGATCGTGCTGGCGGTGTACTTCAGCGGTCACGTCCTGTTGAACCGCGACCCGTCACGCGGCTTCGGGGAATTGCTGCGTGTCGGCTTCCAGTCCGCGTTGCTCTATGCCTTCCTGCTGTCGCTCTTCATCTGGGTCTACTACAAGACCATGGACAACACCGCGTTCAGCACTTACAACGAAAAGCTCATCCAAGGCTTCGTTGCGCAAGGACATCCGGAGGCGCTGGCACGGGAGAAGGTCGGCTCGATGTATAACGCAGGCAGCTATGCCGTGATCTCCTTCTTCGGGCTGTTCATGGCCGGTGCGCTCAACGCCATGGTATTCGGGGTCGTGCATCACAAGCTGTTGCGGCGGTTCCGCTCCCGATAGTTGTCAGTTGTTCTCCGATCAAGCAATGAACGCCTCCGCCATCGCATGGAGGTCCAGCCCGCCGAAGTTGCCGCTGCTCATCATCAGTAGCACACCCGATGAATCCGGGGCCTCCCACATGCCTTCACGCACCGCGCCCATCAAGGCGATCGGGTCGGTGAGCACCTGGAGGTCCTTTCGGCCGAAGGCGGCGCGGATGCGCTCCGTCGGCACAGGTGGAAGGCGTTTCAACTGCACCGCGTGCGGATCATAGAACACGAGCGCCTTGTCCGCGCTGTCCATGCATCCGGCGTACTGGTCGAGGAAGTTTTCGCTCAGGCTGCTGAAGGTGTGCAGTTCCATGCAGGCCGTCAGCTTCCGGCCGGGAAACTGCTCACGCACGGCGTCCACCGTGGCTTTCAGCTTGCTGGGCGAATGGGCGAAATCCTTGAATACCACTTTGTCACCATGCTCCGCCAGCTTTTCCAGCCGCTTCGCCGCGCCGGTGAAAGAGGCGATGGCATTGTAGAATTCATGGTCGCCGATGCCTAACTGATGGCACACATGGCGCGCACCTTCGAGGTTCATCAGGTTGTGCTTGCCGAAGATGTTCAGCGGTACTTCACCTTGCGCCGTCAGCAGCATGGTCCTTCCATCGCGGATCTCGTGCGGCGGCACACCGTAAGGGACTTGTGCCACGTCCTTCCGGCCCTTCCGTTCCTCCGCCAAGCGCTTCACCTCGGGGTCCTCCGCGCAATAGATCAGCTTTCCGCCCGGCTCGATCAGGCTGATGAAGGTGGTGAACTGCTCCACATAGCTCTCGAAGGTCTTGAAGACGTTGATGTGGTCCCACGCGATCCCGCTCACCAGCGCGATGTCCGGCTTGTACAGGTGGAATTTCGGCACGGGTTCCAGCGTGGACGCGAGGTATTCATCACCCTCGATCACCGCCACCTTGCTCTTCGCGCCTAACCGCACCATGCAGTCGAAACCCTCCAGTTGCGCGCCCACCAAGTAATCGAAGTCGGTGCCACCAGCGCGCAGGACATGCACGATCATGGAGGTGATGGTGGTCTTTCCATGGCTGCCGCCGATCACGACACGCGTTTTCTCCTTGGTCTGCTCGTAGAAGTAGGCGGGATAGCTGAAGACGGGAATGCCCAGCTCCTGCGCCCGCTGCAGCTCGGGATTGTCGGCGCGGGCGTGCATGCCGAGGATCACCGCGTCCAGGTCCGTCGTTATGTCTTCAGGGTGCCAGCCCATGCGTTCGGGCAGGAGGCCCAAGTTGCTCAGGCGGCTGTGGCTCGGCTCGAAGATCTCATCATCGCTTCCGCTCACCTCGTAGTGCTGCTGGTGCAAGGCAATGGCGAGGTTGTGCATGGCGCTGCCGCCGATGGCGATGAAGTGGACGCGTTTCATGGTGGTACAAAAATGCCGAATGCACAGTAGGCCGACCGATGTTCAACCGGGCAAGTATCCACGATGCGGTGTCAGTGCCGGTCACGTGCACGTACGAACACGGCGTAACCACAGCGCTATATTTGAGTGGATGAACAGATCACTTTACCTCCTCTGCGCAGGGGCCTTTCTGTTGTATTCCAGCGATGCCAGCGCGACGCAGTGGACCGTGGGCCCCGGACAGACCTACACCGCGCCGAGCCAAGTGGCCGCCTTGGTGGGCGATGGCGACACGGTGAACATCCAGGCCGGCACCTATCCTTCCGACGTGACCAATTGGACCGCCAACGACCTGCTGCTGCGCGGAACGGGCGGCCATGCCCAATTGGCGAGCAACGGCACAGCTTGGGGCGGCAAAGGGATCTGGGTGATCCAAGGCGATCGCACGCGTGTTGAATGGATCGAATTCGGCGAATGCAGCGTGCCCGACCACAACGGCGCTGGGATCCGCATGGAGGGCAAGAACCTCACCGTGCGCCATTGCGTGTTCCGCGACAATGAGAACGGGATCCTTGCGGGAACACCGGCGTCCGTGCCCAGCAACATCACCATCGAGCACTGCGAGTTCGACCACAACGGCTATGGCGACGGGTTCTCGCACAACCTGTACATCAACTACACCGACACGCTGTTCTTCCGCTACAACTACAGCCACCACGCCCATGTGGGGCAAGAGTTGAAGAGCCGTGCGCACGTGAACTTCATTGAATACAACCGCTTGAGCAATGAGGCCACCGGCGATGCCAGCCGCGAGATCGACCTGCCCGACGGCGGTCAGGCCTACCTGATCGGCAACTTCATTCAACAAGGCCCGATGGGGCAGAACAGCAACCTGGTCGGTTTCGGCGCGGAAAGCCTGAGCAACCCGGGGCCACATGCGATCTATGCGATCAACAACACGATGGTGAACGAGAAGAACGTCGGCAGTTTCTTCAGTATGCCCGCCACCGTGTCCTTCAAGGGCTATGCCAACATCATGGCCGGAGGCGGGACGATCATGGCCACCGGCTTCCCGAACGCGACGGACACCGCCGGTAATTTGCGCGCCCCGGACATCGCCGACCTGAACTTCCAATCGGCTGGCACCTATGACTACCGCCTATTTGCCCCTTCCCCGGCGCAGAACATGGGTATTCCCGCAGGCTACTCCACAAGCGGTTATCCGTTGGTGGCCTGGGAAGAATATGTGCATCCGGCGAACAGCGAGGGCCGTTGCCAGCAAGCCACCTTGGATGCGGGCGCCCATCAGCTTTGCACCACCGCGGTGGAGGAGCGCGCGGCCTCTGCGGCGATCACACTCTGGCCGAACCCCGGCCGGGAGACTGTGCATATCACTGGGGCCAATGGATCTCGCGTGGAGCTTTTGGACGCTCTGGGCCGGGCAACAGGAAGGATCGGGACGGCAGGTATGATCGACCTTCAGGGCATGGCCGCCGGATGCTACTTTGTACGGGTGTCCACTCCGAAAGGGAACCATTTCTTGCGGCTGGTTGTGGAATAAACGGCCTTGACCCCTTGTGCTTTGTCAAAATGCACATTACTTGCGGCATAGCTCTCTGGAGCCGAAGGTTCAGTATTCTGGACCCTTTCTTTGCCCACATCCGCGAAAATTGAACATATGTCCGCCCGACCCCACCTCGTTTCCTTTGTATTGTTCGTGCTATTGCTCTCAGGCGTTGTCCACGCATCCTCACCTGCTGATACCACCTCGATCGGGATGCGTTCGACAATTTCCCCCGGAAACATGATCGGTGATCACGACCTTCGCAGTCCGCTGTGGCCCGATGTCCTGGCGGATAACGCATGAAGCTTTACACGATCGATACCGGTTTCTTCAAGTTGGACGGCGGCGCCATGTTCGGCGTGGTACCGAAGGTGCTCTGGGAAAAGAGGCATCCGGCGGACGAGCGCAACCTCTGTTCCTGGGCCTTGCGCTGCCTGTTGGTGGAAACGGACGGCCACCTGATCCTGATCGACAACGGCATGGGCGACAAGCAGGACGCGAAATTCTTCAGCTACTACTACCTCCATGGCGATGCCACGCTGGTCGGATCGCTGAAGAAGCACGGCTTCACACCGGACGACATCACCGACGTGTTCCTCACGCACCTGCACTTCGACCATTGCGGGGGAAGCATCCGGCGCGAAGGCGATAAACTGGTGCCGGCCTTCAGGAATGCGACCTATTGGAGCAACAAGTTCCACTGGGAATGGGCTACCAAGCCGAACCCACGTGAAAAGGCAAGCTTCCTGCAAGAGAACATCCTGCCGATCCAGGAAAGCGGCCAGCTAAAGTTCGTGGACGCGGAACGGAAGCAGGACACGGACACGCCGTTCGTCAAGGGGCTTTTCCCCGGTTTCGACGTGCTGATGGTGAACGGCCACACGGACGCCATGATGATCCCACACATTGCCTACAAGGGCCGCACGGTGATCTACATGGCCGACCTGATCCCCAGCGCCAATCACATCCCCGTACCCTGGGTGATCAGCTACGACACACGCCCGTTGTTGAGCATGCAGGAGAAGGCACCGTTGCTGGAGTCCGCGGCGGACAAGGGCTCCATCCTCTACTTCGAGCACGACCCGGTGACGGAATGCGCAGTGGTGGAGCGCACCGAGAAAGGCGTGCGGCTGAAAGAGACCTTGCGATTGGGGGAGATATAGAGGTGGCTCATTCCATTTGGACGCTGAGGCGCGGAGGCGCAGAGAGCTGACGTGTCCTAGTGGGCAGGCGGCAGCGGCAGTTGCAGTTGGCAGTTGGCAGTTGGCAGCCTCAATAATCGCCAAACACCAAGCACCTTTCAGATGTTGGCATTTCTCTGCGCCTCCGCGCCTCGGCGTCCCCTTTCACCACAACTCCACCCCGAAGATCTTCACCGTGGTATAGGCGAAGCCGATGAAGACCCCGTCCGGACGCTCTTCCAGCGGAAAGACCTCGGCGTTGTCCATCCCACCGGAGCGACTTCGGCCCGTGGCGATGTTGAAGCCCATGCGGTGCATCGGGCAGATGAGGTCGCCGCCCTCGCACCAGCCGCCGATGAAGCTGCTGCCCTGGTGCGGGCATCGGTCCAGCAACGCGTGCAGTTTGCCGCCGTTGCGCACGATGCAGATCGATCTGCCGCCCACCTTCACGCGCATCAGCTTGCCTTCCGGAAGGGTTTCCGGACTGCCCTCCTCCACGCGTTTCCAACGAGTGCCTTCCACGATCATCAGGGGCGAACATACGCTCCGGCCTGCCGGATATCGAAGACCGCTGCGCCTTGCTTCTCGCCCCAGCGGCGCATCATCGAACGCTGGCGTCCGGACATGTCCGCGCTAAGCACCCATAGTGTCGATCCGTGATCCGGCAGTACTGCGAGATCCAGCCAGCCTTTGCCGTGCATCACGACCGTCCGCGGAGCGGCGGTCCGATCCAGCTCTTCTACTGTCCGCTCCACGGGAAGAAAATCGTAGCGCGATCCACCCTGTGACACGTATCGCGGCAGGCTGTCCACCCGCACCTCTTGCTCGATCCCGGCCCTCCGCACCTGGTCCTGGATACTGCGTTCCGTCCACGTGGTGGCCCCATCGGCGAAGACGTGCAGGGTGCGGCCTTGCACGAACACGGCCACGGTCCCGTCCCGGTCATTGTACACCGCAAAACTCCGCTGCGCATTGCGCTGATGGGCGGTCCATCCCCAACTGAACAGCAGGGCCGCGACCGTTGCCAAGGTCGCGGAGCGTGCCCACTTACTGTGTTGCAGCATCCACGCGGCCACGAAGACCAGCAACAGGTACAGGCCCACCATTCCCCAAAAGCCGATGCGGACGGCGGGGTACGCACCGGGCAATCCCGCGAAAAAGCCGGAGAGCCAACCCAGCAACAGCAGCAGCCATTTCATCAACGTGGCGATGAAAGGTCCGATCACCGGCACGGCATGAAGTGCCAGCAGCGCGATGCCGCCGTACACGCCCGCTCCCACCAGCCCCACGATGGCCATGTTCGCCGGCAGGAACCACACCGGGAACGCATGGAACACATAGAGGCAAAGCGGAATGGTGAAGGCCTGCGCGGAAAGGCTCACCACGATGAGCGACCAGAAGAAGCTCGCCACGGCGTTCGGCGGTGCCCACACCAGATGGATGGGCCGGTAGAAGACCGCGATGCCCAGCACGGCGAGAAAGGACAGCTGGAAGCCGAGCTGCAACAACATCGAAGGGTCCCACAGCAACAGCACGATCGCCGCGCAGGCCAAGCTGTTCAGCGATTCCGAACGCGCGCGCGACATCTCGGCCAAGGTGAAGAGGGAGAACATCACCGTGGCCCGCAGCACCGACGGGGAGAAACCCGTGATGCCCGCATACAACCACAGCGCGACCAAAGCGGCACAACCGCGGATGAGCCGTCCACGCTGGTCCTTTCCCAAGAAAAGCAAGCCCCACAGCACGGCGATGTAGATGATGCCCACGTGGGTGCCGCTCACCGCCAGCACGTGGATGGTGCCGCTTCGCACGAAGGCTTGGTTCTGCTCGGGTTCCAGCTCATCCCGCATGCCCAACAGGATCGCCTTCACCAAGGCACGTTCCCGGTCCGGAAGGCCCGACCGGAGCAGCCAGCCGGAGATGCGGCCCCGCGCTTTCTCAAAAAAGCCCAAGCCGCCGGGGCGGGAACCCAGCACGGACCAGCGGTCATCCGGCGCGAAACACTCATGCCCCGCACCATGGCCGGCCGCCCATTGGCGCACATCGAAGCCGCCGGGGTTGGGGACCCGCTCGATCGCGGTGGCGCGTGAGGCCAGCAGCAGGCGGTCGCCGTTCTTCGGGGTTTCACGGGTGCTGTCCCGAAGAAGCGTGACCAGCATCCGGCCGCTTGCGGGGACAGCTTTGCCATCAACAAAGGCAGCACGGACCTCTGCCCAAACCCGGACCGTGCGCTCCTTGGCCGAGGCTACCTCCGTTACTTCCACCTTCCAGCCGGAAGCGTTGGCGGCCAAACGGCCCACATGGTCCTCCCGGCTCTCTGCGGAATGCAGGCGCTGCCACAGGCCACCGAACGCCAACAGCAGAACGAACAAGGCCACGCCCGAAGCCCAGCGGCTACCGTATTGCTGCTTCCGGAAGGCCAAGAACGCCCATAGGCCGAGCGCCAGCAACACTGCGGCCCAACCGGTAGTGAAGGAGATCGGGAGCCACAGCCCCAGCACCAGCCCAAGGATGAAAGGGATCACGGCCCGCAGCAGCGGCGCGCGGATGATCGCACTGGTGAAGGTCCCGCTGCCATGCATGGTTCATCCGGTTTGTTCCCGCACTGAACAAGGGCAGAAAAACCTGCGCCTTGCCCCGATCATGGCCAAGATAGAGGCAATAATCCATGCTTCTCGCGTTGATCACCACGGGAAGCGATCTTTGTCCCGTTCCCCCATGCTCCGCCCGCTCGCACCATTCCTCCTGCTCCTCGGAACATCCGTTGCCGCCTTGGCACAAACGGAAAACATTCCGGCGGACAGCACTGGAAGCCGCGCTGACACCACTATGGTCCTGGACTGGCGTGCAAGGCATCAACCTCGGCGGGCGGCGATCTATTCCGCCATCCTGCCCGGCGCGGGCCAGGTGTACAACCGCAAATACTGGAAAGTGCCCATCGTGCTCGGCGGGCTGGGCGTTTCCTACTGGTTCATCCAGGACCACAACCGCCAATACCAGCGCTACAAAACGGCCTACTTGGACGTGGTGAACGGTCGTACGGACGAGTTCAGCGGGCAATACAGCGGCGACCAGCTTCGCGGCGTGGCGGACACCTATAGACGTTGGCGGGACTACAGCTATGTGGCCATCGGCCTCGTCTATATGCTGAACATCGTGGACGCCTCGGTGGATGGCTACTTCGTGCGCTTCGACGTGAGCGAAGACCTTACCGTGCGGGCCGGGCCATCCTTGAACATGGCGGCGCAGGGGGCGGTGGGGATCAGCTTGAGCGTGAGGCTATAGAGATCACCAAGACCAGACGAACCGGCATGAAGATCGCCCTCTACGGATACGGAAAAATGGGAAAGGTCATCGATCAAGTGGCGGTGGCGCGGGGCCATCAGGTGGTGCTGCGCGTGGACCATGCCAACGCGGGCACGCCACCCACCGGTGCGGACGTGGCCATCGAGTTCAGCAGTCCGGCCACGGCGATGGACAACATGCGGCTTTGCTTGGCGCACAAGGTGCCGGTGGTGGTGGGCACCACGGGCTGGTATGACCACCTTGGCGAGATCCGATCATTGGTTCAAGAAAAAGAAGGTAGCCTCCTATGGGCCAGCAACTTCAGCATCGGCGTGAACCTCTTCTTTAAGCTGAACAAGTACCTGACGGGACTGATGGATGGTCAGCCCGGATATGCGGCGCGGATCGATGAGACGCACCACGTCCACAAGCTCGATGCGCCCAGCGGAACGGCCATCACTTTGGCGCGGGATATTGATCTGAAGAGCGGACGGTACAGTGGTTGGGAGAAGGTGGAGAATGAGGTGATGGAGGAAAGAGAGGTGAATGAGCGGGTGCCCATTCACAGCGAGCGCATTGGCGAGGTACCGGGGACGCATACCGTGAGCTGGGCCGGTGCGGAGGATAAGATCACGATCACCCATGAAGCGTTCGGGCGGCAGGGATTCGCTACGGGCGCCGTGGTGGCGGCGGAATGGCTGCGTGGCCGCACGGGGCTGTTCACGATGAACGATGTGCTGGACAGCCAACTCTAGCATCATGTTCTTTTACCGCCACGGCGCAACGACGCCACGGTTTCGCAACGCCGGAATTTGATCTGTTCATCTTAGTTAAAATCCTCCGCGGTTAAATACTTCCCCGGCCTTTCGTGGCGTTGCCATGGCATCGTGGCGTCGTGGCGGTCCAATTTTGAGAGTCCATCCTTCCCCACCTTTGCAAACTTTAGTCCTGAAGAACTTCGCCTTGTGCGCACCTTGCGCCCTATCCTGAATCCCACCGCATGACCGCTTGGTTCTTTTTTGCGCTTTACATCGCCGCCCTGTTCATCTGCCTGCCGAAGATCTTCGCCAAGGCGGGACGGCCTGCATGGCAAGGGCTGGTGCCGTTCTACAACCTGTACGTGTGGAACAAGATCCTCGGGAAACCTTGGTATTGGCTGATCCTGTTGCTGGTCCCCGGC
Coding sequences:
- a CDS encoding MBL fold metallo-hydrolase, which encodes MKLYTIDTGFFKLDGGAMFGVVPKVLWEKRHPADERNLCSWALRCLLVETDGHLILIDNGMGDKQDAKFFSYYYLHGDATLVGSLKKHGFTPDDITDVFLTHLHFDHCGGSIRREGDKLVPAFRNATYWSNKFHWEWATKPNPREKASFLQENILPIQESGQLKFVDAERKQDTDTPFVKGLFPGFDVLMVNGHTDAMMIPHIAYKGRTVIYMADLIPSANHIPVPWVISYDTRPLLSMQEKAPLLESAADKGSILYFEHDPVTECAVVERTEKGVRLKETLRLGEI
- a CDS encoding DUF4293 domain-containing protein; the encoded protein is MIQRRQTVFLLLAALCGALTFLFPVDSFLRGDQGFVFRTTGFFMADGTPVVDAAVKVPFAPVLALISVLLVAIVFFYKNRRRQLLLARTANLLTMAVVVFLFITDNSVRAYLAQGGRVEGTFGVSAGLPLLMIVFILLAESGIRKDQALVKSMDRLR
- a CDS encoding T9SS type A sorting domain-containing protein, translating into MNRSLYLLCAGAFLLYSSDASATQWTVGPGQTYTAPSQVAALVGDGDTVNIQAGTYPSDVTNWTANDLLLRGTGGHAQLASNGTAWGGKGIWVIQGDRTRVEWIEFGECSVPDHNGAGIRMEGKNLTVRHCVFRDNENGILAGTPASVPSNITIEHCEFDHNGYGDGFSHNLYINYTDTLFFRYNYSHHAHVGQELKSRAHVNFIEYNRLSNEATGDASREIDLPDGGQAYLIGNFIQQGPMGQNSNLVGFGAESLSNPGPHAIYAINNTMVNEKNVGSFFSMPATVSFKGYANIMAGGGTIMATGFPNATDTAGNLRAPDIADLNFQSAGTYDYRLFAPSPAQNMGIPAGYSTSGYPLVAWEEYVHPANSEGRCQQATLDAGAHQLCTTAVEERAASAAITLWPNPGRETVHITGANGSRVELLDALGRATGRIGTAGMIDLQGMAAGCYFVRVSTPKGNHFLRLVVE
- the rho gene encoding transcription termination factor Rho, encoding MYEKAALEALKLTELKEIAKQLKLKKFETLKKQDLIAKILEASPALDNRDTDAIAQLAIDDEAPDPEPDPEPKEDDDEDDEDDDEEDDDDDDDEDGNDDEDDEEDDQDEQSGATAKPDAPERHKREAHKPLAAKDEGTDERPRRQEERPNDTNDRFDPRDRQQRRGRRPRVEADRQNKPEQGSPEEQNTGVSATTEQSAQNEGGNDQNRGQREGRDDQRHPREQGQQGQQGRDQQRNEQRNEPRPPREQNDQRNDPNRDQQREQQRRNDQQRNQQQQQPQLPASFEAFIETDGVLEIMPEGYGFLRSSDYNYLPSPDDVYVTQQQIKQAGLKLGDTVHGYVRPPRDQDKFFPLVKVESINGRDPEWARDRVPFKFLTPLFPDEKFDLTTKGGNLSTRVLDLFAPIGKGQRGLIVAQPKTGKTILLKDVANAIAANHPEAYLIVLLIDERPEEVTDMQRSVNGEVIASTFDEPATRHVAVATMVLEKAKCLTECGHDVVILLDSITRLARAYNTVQPASGKILSGGVDANALQKPKRFFGAARKIENGGSLTILATALTETGSKMDEVIFEEFKGTGNMELQLDRKISNRRIFPAIDILASGTRRDDLLHHKDVLQRTWILRKHLADMTPVEAMEFVKGRMEGTKSNEEFLVSMNG
- a CDS encoding Rieske 2Fe-2S domain-containing protein; protein product: MIVEGTRWKRVEEGSPETLPEGKLMRVKVGGRSICIVRNGGKLHALLDRCPHQGSSFIGGWCEGGDLICPMHRMGFNIATGRSRSGGMDNAEVFPLEERPDGVFIGFAYTTVKIFGVELW
- a CDS encoding peptidoglycan synthetase, with the protein product MKRVHFIAIGGSAMHNLAIALHQQHYEVSGSDDEIFEPSHSRLSNLGLLPERMGWHPEDITTDLDAVILGMHARADNPELQRAQELGIPVFSYPAYFYEQTKEKTRVVIGGSHGKTTITSMIVHVLRAGGTDFDYLVGAQLEGFDCMVRLGAKSKVAVIEGDEYLASTLEPVPKFHLYKPDIALVSGIAWDHINVFKTFESYVEQFTTFISLIEPGGKLIYCAEDPEVKRLAEERKGRKDVAQVPYGVPPHEIRDGRTMLLTAQGEVPLNIFGKHNLMNLEGARHVCHQLGIGDHEFYNAIASFTGAAKRLEKLAEHGDKVVFKDFAHSPSKLKATVDAVREQFPGRKLTACMELHTFSSLSENFLDQYAGCMDSADKALVFYDPHAVQLKRLPPVPTERIRAAFGRKDLQVLTDPIALMGAVREGMWEAPDSSGVLLMMSSGNFGGLDLHAMAEAFIA
- a CDS encoding ComEC family competence protein, with the translated sequence MHGSGTFTSAIIRAPLLRAVIPFILGLVLGLWLPISFTTGWAAVLLALGLWAFLAFRKQQYGSRWASGVALFVLLLAFGGLWQRLHSAESREDHVGRLAANASGWKVEVTEVASAKERTVRVWAEVRAAFVDGKAVPASGRMLVTLLRDSTRETPKNGDRLLLASRATAIERVPNPGGFDVRQWAAGHGAGHECFAPDDRWSVLGSRPGGLGFFEKARGRISGWLLRSGLPDRERALVKAILLGMRDELEPEQNQAFVRSGTIHVLAVSGTHVGIIYIAVLWGLLFLGKDQRGRLIRGCAALVALWLYAGITGFSPSVLRATVMFSLFTLAEMSRARSESLNSLACAAIVLLLWDPSMLLQLGFQLSFLAVLGIAVFYRPIHLVWAPPNAVASFFWSLIVVSLSAQAFTIPLCLYVFHAFPVWFLPANMAIVGLVGAGVYGGIALLALHAVPVIGPFIATLMKWLLLLLGWLSGFFAGLPGAYPAVRIGFWGMVGLYLLLVFVAAWMLQHSKWARSATLATVAALLFSWGWTAHQRNAQRSFAVYNDRDGTVAVFVQGRTLHVFADGATTWTERSIQDQVRRAGIEQEVRVDSLPRYVSQGGSRYDFLPVERTVEELDRTAAPRTVVMHGKGWLDLAVLPDHGSTLWVLSADMSGRQRSMMRRWGEKQGAAVFDIRQAGAYVRP
- the dapB gene encoding 4-hydroxy-tetrahydrodipicolinate reductase, producing the protein MKIALYGYGKMGKVIDQVAVARGHQVVLRVDHANAGTPPTGADVAIEFSSPATAMDNMRLCLAHKVPVVVGTTGWYDHLGEIRSLVQEKEGSLLWASNFSIGVNLFFKLNKYLTGLMDGQPGYAARIDETHHVHKLDAPSGTAITLARDIDLKSGRYSGWEKVENEVMEEREVNERVPIHSERIGEVPGTHTVSWAGAEDKITITHEAFGRQGFATGAVVAAEWLRGRTGLFTMNDVLDSQL
- a CDS encoding DUF4199 domain-containing protein — protein: MSGIKTTLLLALLAMVLRTGLFFAGVEVAPFKFIPAHLLLIVLAVYFSGHVLLNRDPSRGFGELLRVGFQSALLYAFLLSLFIWVYYKTMDNTAFSTYNEKLIQGFVAQGHPEALAREKVGSMYNAGSYAVISFFGLFMAGALNAMVFGVVHHKLLRRFRSR